CTGAGTAGATGCTCCCCAATATTTATCATTTGGGACATTTATGCTTCCAATACTGTCAAATTCTTTTCTTAATTTCATTGATTAATTTTTAAGTAACAAATAATTATTAACATACAATAAATTATTAAAAACATACAGGAGCATTATGTCGAATTTTAGCAAAGTTGGCACTTTCATGAAAACTTTTGGTCAGGAAGTAAAAACAAAACCATCATTTAGTACTGACAAAATAAATAAATTAAGGATAGATTTAATAAAAGAGGAGCTAGAGGAGCTTACAGAAGCTATGAATAATAAGGACTTATTGGAAGTAGCTGATGCGCTAACAGACATATTATATGTAACTTATGGAGCAGGACATGCATTTGGAATTGATCTAGATAAATGTTTTGATGAGGTTCAAAATTCAAACATGAGCAAGTTAGACGAAAATGGAAAACCAATTTACAATGAGTCTGGAAAAGTCATGAAAGGTCCTAACTATTTTAAGCCGGATCTATCAAAATTTGTGAATTAAATTTCTAACTTAAAGTCAATTGCAGTAGCGCTGTGTGTAATACTGCCAACAGAAATTCTATTTACTCCAGTAGAAGCAATTCTTTTTACAGTTTTTAAAGTAACATTGCCTGAGGCTTCAGTCTCATAATGATTTTTAGCAATTTTAACACCCTCTCTTAAATTTTTAATACTCATATTATCAAGCAGAACAGTATTAAATTTTAGACCTAATATTGATTTAAGTTGTTTTATTTTATCAACCTCAACCGTAATTTTTTTTCCTTTTTTATTTTTTATTGCCTTTAAGACCAAAGTTTTTAAATCTGAACTAGCTATGTGGTTATCTTTAATCAGATATTCATCACTTAAATTAAATCTATGATTTGTACCACCACCTAATTTTACAGCATACTTTTGGATTACTCTTAAATTTGGGATTGTTTTTCTTGTACAACAAATTTTAATTTTTTTTCCTGCTAATTTAACAAATTTATTTGTTTTAGTTGCTATACCAGAAATATGAGACAAAAAATTTAAAGCTACTCTTTCAGCGATTAGAATATTTTTTGCATTGCCTTTAATTAAAGCTACTAAATTCCCCTTTTTAACTCTAGAACCATCTTTTTTCTTAATAATAAATTTTATTTTATCATCAATTAATGAAAAAGTTTGTTTAGCAAATAACAATCCTGCAACAATTGCACTTTGATTTGCAATTAATTTAACCGTTACAATTTTATCATCTTTAATTAAACTTGAAGTGATATCTCCTGAAGGATAAAGATCTTCGTTTAATGCTAGCTTAACAGTACTTTTGATAAATTCTTTGCTTAGTTTTATTTTGGACACTTAATTATCTGCCAATGGCTGCCATTCTTTCTACAGATATTCTGGCTTTATCAATTGTTTCTTTGTCCATAATTATTTCACCAGTTTCATTCTCTAGACAATCTAATATTTTTGGAAGTGTAATTTTTTTCATATGAGGACACATATTACATGGTTTAACAAAATCTACATTTGGATTTTCTATCTGGATATTGTCACTCATTGAGCACTCAGTAACCATCATTACTTTTTTTGGTTGATTATCTTTTACATATTTGATCATTCCAGATGTTGATCCTGCAAAATCACTTGCTTCAATTACATCAGGAGGACATTCTGGATGTGCAATAATTTTAATTCCTGGATTATTTTTTCTAATATCCTCTATTTCTTTTTTATTAAATTGATCATGAACAATACAAATTCCTTTCCATGAAATAATTTCAACATCAGTCTGAGATGCAACATATTTAGCCAAGTAATCATCAGGTAAAAATATTACTCTTTTTACCCCAAGTGATTTAACTATTTTAACTGCGTTTGCAGATGTACAACAAACATCTGTTTCCGCCTTAACTTCTGCTGAAGTATTGACATAAGATACAACAGGAACGCCTGGATATTTTTCTTTTAATAACCTAACATCTTTACCTGTAATAGATGATGATAGAGAACAGCCAGCATCCATATCAGGAAGAATAACTTTTTTATTAGGGCTCATTAATTTTGCAGTTTCTGCCATGAAATGTACTCCAGCCATTAAAATAATATCAGCTGAAGTTTTTGAGGCCTCAATTGCTAATGCAAGAGAGTCCGCAGAAAAATCTGCTACACCATGATAAATTTCTGGTGTTTGGTAGTTGTGGGCTAGAATTACAGCATTCTTCTCTTTTTTTAATTTATTAATTTTATAAATATAAGGAGCATGCACAGACCATTCAATTTCAGGCATTACCTTAGAAATTTTTTGATAAATGGGATCTGTTGCTTTACGCACTTCTTGTGTAAATTCCATGGGGATTTTTACCAATTTGAATCATGATTGTCATTCATTTATTATGGGACATATCGCGGTCGTGCTGAAATTGGTAGACAGGCACGGTTGAGGGCCGTGTGGACATAGTCCATGAGAGTTCGAGTCTCTCCGACCGCACCAAAGTGAATTTTATATAGGAGTTTTTGATGGATAAATTACTTTCAGTAATATTTATGGTTGGTGTTTTGCTTTTAGTTCTACCAAGTTTTTTACAATCAAATTCTCAGTTAAAGCAATTTCTTAAAAATCTAAGTATTTGGATTATTGTAGTTTTTATAATTTTAATGATTGTTTATTTATTTAAATAAGAAAATTAGTTTTTTATCCAATCAGGTTTATTGACATTTATTGAAGCTTCTTTAGTTTTAAAATTTACTTTTTCATCAAAGTTTTCATTTAAATATTTAATTAAAGCAAAAGGGTAGTCGCTATCAATTAAAACCTTACCTATTTCAACTTCATTGTTATAAATACTTTCACCTTCGTACAGTTTTCCATGAATTACATTTATTGGAAACAATCTTTTTGAAAGCTTGTTCTTTAATTTAATTCGCGCTGTATTTTCTTGGCCAACATAACAACCTTTTTTGAAATCAATTCCATTTAATTCTTCAAAATTACATTCAATACCAAACAATTTGTCTTTCAATTTATTTAAATCTTTAGGAACTATTCCAAGGCTATGACTAAATGAATAATATTCTTTAAGATTAGCGTCATGAAGATCTAGTTTTTTTAAAGATAAATAAAGTTTTTCTAAATTAATAATTAATCTAGCGCCCAAATCCTTATTTCTTGGATCTAAAAATATTGGATCTTCTCTATATTTAATTGTGTATCCAGGTTGATCTTTTGCTTTATCAAAAGTTAAGAATTTTTCGTAAGAAAATGCTGCTACAACAAATTCATTAGTTAAATTAAGAATTTCAAGTTTTGATCTTAGCTTATATAGGGATAATTGTTTAAATAATTCCTCTGCCTGAGGTTTTTCACAATCTAAAATATATCCAGACTTGTGTTTTACGATTATAAATTCATATAAAAATTTTCCTTGGGGTGTAAGCAATGAACTAAAACAACTATTTACATCAGTTACTTTATTTATATCGTTACTGATGAGATTTTGAAGAAACTCTTTTGCATCTTCTCCGTTAATATAAAGAATTGCTCTGTCATCTAAAATGTAAACGTTTTTAATATTCATAATTGATTAATTATAGAATGTAATATAGTAACCATTTCTAAAAATGTTAGATCTTTTAATTAAAAACGGACAATGTTACATCGATGGTGAATTAAAAGATGTTGATGTTGCTATAAAAGATGGAAAAATTCAACAGATTGGAGATATTTCAGAAGAAGCAAAAGAAACAATTAATGCAGAAGGCCACACAGTATTACCTGGTTGCATAGATACTCAAACACATTTTAGAGAACCAGGATCAACGGATACAGAGGATCTTCATTCAGGAAGTAGAGCAGCAATAGCAGGAGGTATTACAAGTGTATTTGAAATGCCGAATACCAATCCACCTACTTCTAATATGAAGGAATTTCAGAGAAAATTAGATCTCGCTAAAAATAGAATGTATTGTAACTATGCTTTTTATTTTGGAGCAACAGCAGACAATGCAGATGATTTAGCAAGTTTAGAAGGTTTGGAAGGATGTTGTGGCATTAAACTTTTTGCAGGATCTTCAACCGGAAATTTATTAGTTGCTGAAGAGGATGATATAGATAAGGTTTTTCAAAATGCTTCAAAAGTAGTAGCGGTTCATTCTGAAGATGAGGCAATTTTAAATGTTAATAAGAAATTAATAAAAGAGGGTGATGTTCATACCCATCCAGTATGGAGAAGTGCTGAATGTGCAATAGCTTCTACTAGACGAATTGTTCGAATAGCAGAAAAGCACAACAAAAAAGCTCATGTGCTTCATATTACTACAAAAGAGGAAATTGATTTTCTATCTCAACATAAAGGAAATATTACATTTGAGATTACTCCTCAGCATTTAACTCTTTATGCACCAGATTGTTATGACAAGCTTGGGACTTATGCTCAGATGAACCCGCCACTAAGAGATAAATCTCATTATGACAGATTATGGTATGGAGTGAGAAATAACTTTAATGACACTATTGGATCTGATCATGCTCCGCATTTAAAAGAAAATAAAGATAAGGTATATCCAAATACTCCTTCAGGGATGCCAGGGGTTCAAACTTTAATGCCTGTAATGTTAAATCACATTAATGATGGAAAATTATCTCTAAACCAATTGATGAATTTTGTTTGTGAAAATCCAGTTAAGATTTTTGGAATTAAAAACAAAGGATTTATTAAAGAGGGCTATGATGCAGACTTTACAATTGTTGATATGAACAAAACAATCGAAATTAAAAATGAAAATATAGAAAGTAAATGTAAATGGTCTCCATTTAATGGATTTAAATTTAAAGGAACACCCACACATACAATTATTGCAGGAAACATTAAGATGCAGGATGGAAAAATTTTAGGAGAGCCAGAGGGAACTCCTTTGACTTTTAGTTAATGGTTTTAGAAGAATAAATATTTACGAGCGTTAAACCTAATACAATTAAGAACATTCCTAAAATAACTTGCCAGCTTAAAGACTGTCCATAAAAAATATATCCAAGTATAGCAATTGTAAAAATTCCTAAACCGCACCATGTTGCATAAACTACTGCCAATGGAAGTTTAGTTACTACAATTGAGAGACAAAAAAATGCACATACATAAAAAAATATTAAAGCTCCAGTTGGTACTGGTTTTGTAAAACCTTTTGTAACAGGCAAAAGCATTGTTCCTGAAACTTCAAAGATAGTTGCTGCGATTAAAATTAGATATGTTTTTAACATTATTTTATAATTCCATTTTGAACTAAGTTTTCTTTAATTTCATCTAAAATTATTGGATCATCAATTGTAGGCGGCACTTTATAATCAATACCGTCTGCAATTTTTCTTATTGTCCCTCTTAAAATTTTACCTGATCTTGTTTTTGGTAATCTTTTAATCACAATCGCTACTTTAAATGCAGCAACTGGTCCAATTTTATCTCTAACCATTTGAACACATTCTTTAGATATAGTGTCATTATCTTTATCAACACCAGATTTTAAAACGACTAGACCAATAGGTAATTGACCTTTTAACTTATCTGCTATTCCAAGTACTGCACATTCAGCAACCGATTGATGCTCAGATAAAACTTCTTCAATGGCACCAGTCGACAACCTGTGACCTGCTACATTTATAATGTCATCAGTTCTAGACATTATCCAAATATAACCATCATCATCAATATGACCTGCATCATATGTTTGATAATACCCTTCATAATTAGACATATAGTTTTCTTTATACCTTTTATCTGCATTCCATAGAGTTGGGAATGTTCCCGGAGGCAGTGGGAGCTTTACAACGATGTCTCCCATCTCATTTGGTTTGGCCAATGATTGGTCAGGTTTGATTATTTTTACATCGTAACCAGGAACAGCTTTACAGGCTGAACCATATTTCGTTTCCATCATTTCAATACCAGTACAATTTGAGCTTATTGCCCAACTAGTCTCTGTTTGCCACCAATGATCAATCACTGGTACTTTAAGTAAATTCTCTGCCCACTTAATTGTATCTGGATCAGCTCTTTCTCCAGCAAGGAACAGGCTTTCAAAACTACTCAAATCATATTTTGAGAAAAATTTACCTTCAGGATCTTCTTTCTTAATTGCTCTAAAAGCTGTTGGAGCTGTAAAAAGAGATTTTACTTTGTAATCTGAAATAATTTTCCAAAAAACTCCTGCATCTGGTGTTCCGACAGGCTTACCTTCAAATAAAACTGTAGTGCATCCTTTAAATAATGGAGCGTAGACTATATATGAGTGACCCACAATCCAACCAATGTCACTTGCAGACCACCAAATATCATCTGAATCTATGTTGTAGATATTTTTCATAGTCCATTTGAGAGCAACAATGTGACCCCCAATGTCTCTTACTATCCCTTTAGGGGTTCCGGTTGTACCAGATGTATATAAAATGTATGCAAACTCATTTGAATTCATCTCTACACAGTCTGCATCTTTAGCAATAGATACAACTTCTTTCCAGCTGACTTCGTTTGGCGCATTTAATTTTACCTCGTGACCAGGTCTTTGGAATAATATCATCTTTTCAATTTTGTGACTGGCTATTTTAATAGCCTCATCAACAAGTGGCTTGTACTCAACTGTTCTTCCAGGCTCAAAACCACATGAAGCAGTTACTAATAACTTTGCTTTACTATCATCAATTCTGCTTGCAAGCTCATTTGAGGCAAAACCACCAAAGACAACAGAGTGAATTGCACCTATTCTTGCACAAGCTAGCATAGCAACCACTGCTTCAGGGATCATTGGCATGTAAATAATCACCCGATCACCTTTATTAGCTCCTTGAGCTTTTAATGCTCCTGCAAACTTAGAGACCTTTGACCTTAATTCTTCATAAGTGAACTTACTTTTATTACCTGTAATAGGACTATCATAGATTAAAGCTGTTTTTTGACCTCTTCCTTGATCAATATGGATGTCTAAAGCATTATAACATGTGTTTGTGACCCCATCCTCAAACCATTTGTAGAATGGTGGGTTAGATTTATTTAAAATTTTAGTCGGTTTTTTAAACCAAAAGATATTTTCAGAAGCTTCTTGCCAAAACTTTTCAGGATTTTTTATAGAATTTTCGTAAATTTCATTAAACTTAGAAGACATAAAGATTTGATTCGATTTCCTTATTTTTTTTGGTTTTTAACTTATAAATTGTATTTAATTTTAAAAATTAAGTAAAATCAATGCTTATTAGTGACAATTAAGTCTTCATAAAACTAATTTAATTTGCTATTTAACCACAACTTTGGCTTGGGGTAACTCAAGTCTAGTTTATATAAACTAAAAAATAAAAACTAACGAAGAGGGAGTTTTTTATGAAAAAACTTAAATTGTTTGCTCTTACAGTTGTTGCTCTTATGGGCGTAACTGGTGCAGCAAACGCAGAAACTGTGCTTTTAGCCTCTGATGACTTTGTTGGAATTTCATTCTGGCTAGTATCAATGGCTTGTTTAGCT
Above is a genomic segment from Candidatus Pelagibacter sp. FZCC0015 containing:
- a CDS encoding dihydroorotase, encoding MLDLLIKNGQCYIDGELKDVDVAIKDGKIQQIGDISEEAKETINAEGHTVLPGCIDTQTHFREPGSTDTEDLHSGSRAAIAGGITSVFEMPNTNPPTSNMKEFQRKLDLAKNRMYCNYAFYFGATADNADDLASLEGLEGCCGIKLFAGSSTGNLLVAEEDDIDKVFQNASKVVAVHSEDEAILNVNKKLIKEGDVHTHPVWRSAECAIASTRRIVRIAEKHNKKAHVLHITTKEEIDFLSQHKGNITFEITPQHLTLYAPDCYDKLGTYAQMNPPLRDKSHYDRLWYGVRNNFNDTIGSDHAPHLKENKDKVYPNTPSGMPGVQTLMPVMLNHINDGKLSLNQLMNFVCENPVKIFGIKNKGFIKEGYDADFTIVDMNKTIEIKNENIESKCKWSPFNGFKFKGTPTHTIIAGNIKMQDGKILGEPEGTPLTFS
- a CDS encoding nucleoside triphosphate pyrophosphohydrolase family protein; amino-acid sequence: MSNFSKVGTFMKTFGQEVKTKPSFSTDKINKLRIDLIKEELEELTEAMNNKDLLEVADALTDILYVTYGAGHAFGIDLDKCFDEVQNSNMSKLDENGKPIYNESGKVMKGPNYFKPDLSKFVN
- a CDS encoding DMT family transporter, which encodes MLKTYLILIAATIFEVSGTMLLPVTKGFTKPVPTGALIFFYVCAFFCLSIVVTKLPLAVVYATWCGLGIFTIAILGYIFYGQSLSWQVILGMFLIVLGLTLVNIYSSKTIN
- the nadC gene encoding carboxylating nicotinate-nucleotide diphosphorylase, with product MSKIKLSKEFIKSTVKLALNEDLYPSGDITSSLIKDDKIVTVKLIANQSAIVAGLLFAKQTFSLIDDKIKFIIKKKDGSRVKKGNLVALIKGNAKNILIAERVALNFLSHISGIATKTNKFVKLAGKKIKICCTRKTIPNLRVIQKYAVKLGGGTNHRFNLSDEYLIKDNHIASSDLKTLVLKAIKNKKGKKITVEVDKIKQLKSILGLKFNTVLLDNMSIKNLREGVKIAKNHYETEASGNVTLKTVKRIASTGVNRISVGSITHSATAIDFKLEI
- a CDS encoding propionyl-CoA synthetase, which produces MSSKFNEIYENSIKNPEKFWQEASENIFWFKKPTKILNKSNPPFYKWFEDGVTNTCYNALDIHIDQGRGQKTALIYDSPITGNKSKFTYEELRSKVSKFAGALKAQGANKGDRVIIYMPMIPEAVVAMLACARIGAIHSVVFGGFASNELASRIDDSKAKLLVTASCGFEPGRTVEYKPLVDEAIKIASHKIEKMILFQRPGHEVKLNAPNEVSWKEVVSIAKDADCVEMNSNEFAYILYTSGTTGTPKGIVRDIGGHIVALKWTMKNIYNIDSDDIWWSASDIGWIVGHSYIVYAPLFKGCTTVLFEGKPVGTPDAGVFWKIISDYKVKSLFTAPTAFRAIKKEDPEGKFFSKYDLSSFESLFLAGERADPDTIKWAENLLKVPVIDHWWQTETSWAISSNCTGIEMMETKYGSACKAVPGYDVKIIKPDQSLAKPNEMGDIVVKLPLPPGTFPTLWNADKRYKENYMSNYEGYYQTYDAGHIDDDGYIWIMSRTDDIINVAGHRLSTGAIEEVLSEHQSVAECAVLGIADKLKGQLPIGLVVLKSGVDKDNDTISKECVQMVRDKIGPVAAFKVAIVIKRLPKTRSGKILRGTIRKIADGIDYKVPPTIDDPIILDEIKENLVQNGIIK
- the nadA gene encoding quinolinate synthase NadA; amino-acid sequence: MEFTQEVRKATDPIYQKISKVMPEIEWSVHAPYIYKINKLKKEKNAVILAHNYQTPEIYHGVADFSADSLALAIEASKTSADIILMAGVHFMAETAKLMSPNKKVILPDMDAGCSLSSSITGKDVRLLKEKYPGVPVVSYVNTSAEVKAETDVCCTSANAVKIVKSLGVKRVIFLPDDYLAKYVASQTDVEIISWKGICIVHDQFNKKEIEDIRKNNPGIKIIAHPECPPDVIEASDFAGSTSGMIKYVKDNQPKKVMMVTECSMSDNIQIENPNVDFVKPCNMCPHMKKITLPKILDCLENETGEIIMDKETIDKARISVERMAAIGR
- the ygfZ gene encoding CAF17-like 4Fe-4S cluster assembly/insertion protein YgfZ; translated protein: MNIKNVYILDDRAILYINGEDAKEFLQNLISNDINKVTDVNSCFSSLLTPQGKFLYEFIIVKHKSGYILDCEKPQAEELFKQLSLYKLRSKLEILNLTNEFVVAAFSYEKFLTFDKAKDQPGYTIKYREDPIFLDPRNKDLGARLIINLEKLYLSLKKLDLHDANLKEYYSFSHSLGIVPKDLNKLKDKLFGIECNFEELNGIDFKKGCYVGQENTARIKLKNKLSKRLFPINVIHGKLYEGESIYNNEVEIGKVLIDSDYPFALIKYLNENFDEKVNFKTKEASINVNKPDWIKN